GCATAAGATAGATTACTGGTAAGCGACTTGAAAAAAGTTATAAGTTAAAGATTTAATACCTTGCAGATTTTGTACAAGGGGTATTCTATTCAGCCCATCCTAGTATAGAAGGGTGGGCTGTAGTGCTTTAAAAGGCTTAATATGACTGAGAAGCAAGTCGTAACCAAGTTCGATCTTTTAATTTTTCTAAAAGAACAGGAGCCTCAAAAAAGTCAGAAAGATTATCATTGGTTAAAACTGCACTTGTTTTTCCAGAAGAATGAACTTCTCCTCGGCGCAATAATAGGGTATGACTGAAAATCGGTAGGATTTCCTCTGTACGATGGGTTACATAAATCAATGTAGGAGCATTTTTTTCCTGACTGAGGTTTTCGATGATAGAAAGCAACTGTTCTTTAGCAAAAATATCTAGTCCTGTACAGGGTTCGTCTAGGATTAATAAGCGTGGTGAGGACATGAGTGCCCTTGCAATAAGTACCTTCTGCTTCTCCCCTTGGGATAGAGACGCATAGGAGCGTTTTGCTAGATGGCTGCAATTTAAGCGTTGTAGTAAATCTTTAGCTAAGTCTTTGTCTTCTTGTTTTGGTTCATCATATAAACCTATTAAAGCAAATTTACCGCTTATAACGATCTCTTCCGCAGACTCCTTAACATAGAGCCTTTCTTGCAAAGCTGTACTCACCCAGCCAATAGACTTTCTTAACTTTCTTAGATCAGACTCTCCAAAGGTACTGTTAAGAACTTGCATTTCTCCCTTAGAAGGAAATATGTATCCATTCACCATATTTAAAAGGCTTGTTTTACCTGAACCATTTAATCCTAAAATAGCCCAATGTTGACCTGATGATACAGACCAGTTAATTTCCTTTAGGATATAATTTGAATTTCTTATAAGTGAAACCTGTTTTGCTTCAATAACCAAGTTGATTCTCTCCTTTTCATAGCTTCGTTTGCTAAAACGAATGTGCTATGGTTATTTCTTTATTTTTTTATATTATAATAAATTTTCTGAACAAAGTCATCCCATTCCTTTTTAAAAATAACAAGTTACTCGCTTATACAATTTTTCTTGTTATTAAGAAGAAAATTAAAGATATTGCGTACCAAAATTTTAAAGGATGGTAATACCTCTTAAGGATTGGTAGTAAATAATCCTTTGAAAAATTTGCATATTTGAAGGTAGAAATTTGCAAATTATAGGATTTTTTCACTGGAAAGAACTTTGGTCTTATCAATCTTTGAAATGCAATAAGTGGGCATATTTGATTTTCACCACCGCAGTAAATCATTATATAGCACAAATAAACTGGCTTTACAGTCATGCTGGAGAAGGGTGTGTAGAGAACATGAAGGTTGAAATTACATGGTAAAAGTGGTAAAATTAAACTAATAATTTTCAGACTTTTCGTTAAATTAATGCAACCTTTAAATATTCGCAGGAAAAAATGATAATTACTTAGGAAGGGTAGGATGAATCATGATGTGGAAAGAGAAATATAAAATTGGCGTACCGCTTGTTGACCAGCAGCATGAAGAACTCTTTAAACGTGTATCAGAGTTTATTCAGACGGTTCAAAAAAAGGGTATATGGACAGAAAAACTAGATAAGGTTAAAGAAACCATGGCTTTTATGCAGGAATATGTAGTGGTTCATTTTCATGATGAAGAAGTATATCAAGAGGAAGTTGAATATCCTGAACGAGAGAGCCATAAGCAGGATCATACTCAGTTTAAAGAAGCAGTAGGAAATTATGTGAATCGATTTAAAGAAGAAGGTTATAGTGAAGAACTTGTTCAGGAATTTAGTGGTAAACTTGTGGCTTGGTTGATTATGCATGTTGCCGCAAAAGATCAAAAAATCGGAGAGTATGTAGATGCTCAAGAGAGAGGAGAATTATAATGAAGGCAGAAAGTGTAAACTCCTTTTTTCAAGCAACAAAGGATGTGTTTCAATTAATGTTGGATATCGGTATTGAACAAGGAAAACTAGGGATGGTAGAAAATATGATTCCTAGTAAAGATGCTAACGTTGTTCTAGGCGTAACGGGAGACCTTAGTGGGACAATCTTATTTAGCTTTCCCCAAAAGATGATTTTAGAAATGGTGAAGATTATGTGTGGTATGGAAATGGATGAAATTGACAGCTTTGTCTCCTCTGCTCTTGGAGAAGTAGCTAATATTATCGGTGGTAATGCAGCCACAATGCTGGCAGCAAACAATTATAAATGCGATATTGTGCCACCACAGATTTTTGTGGGAGAGTACAAGTCTTTTTCTATGGCCAATGAAAAAGCTTTGTTATTGCCGCTAAAAACTTCAATAGGAGAGTTCGATATTAATATTTTCTTGAAGGAAAAATAATTTATCTAGTCAAAGCAGGAGATGAAATTTTACTAAATCAAATACTATATCTGAATTGTAAAGTTTTTGCTGGATTTAATAAGGTTTGATAAGAGGAGCAATAGAATGAAGATAAAAAAGGTTATTTTACTATTTGCTTTTTTTAACATAGCATTATTCAGTACCTTTAGGTATTCCTATGCTGACGCATCTATAGGCTTGGCAATAAAAAAAACAGCAGCGATATCAGCGGGAGAGATAATTATTGTAGGAGATGACATAGACTATCCACCCTATAGTTTTCTAGATAAAAAAGGTAATCCTGCTGGTTTTAATATTGAATTGGCACAAGCTGCGTTAGAGACGATGGGATTAAAAGCTGAATTCAGGTTGGGCAGTTGGAAAGAAGTAAGAAGACAACTGACAGCAGGGGAAATTCATATGATTTCCGGCATGTTTTATTCGCCGGAGAGGGAAAAAGCCTATGATTTTACTACAAGGCATACAGTTACTAGCGGGGATATTTTTACTAGAGAGAAGAAGAAAATCTCTGATATAAAGGAACTAGAGGGACAAACTGTAGTAGTACAGGAGGATGACATCATCTATGAACATTTAGTAAACCAAAATCTTAATATAGCGTTTGTTTCAGTTCCAACTGTTGCAGAAGCTTTGAGGTTAGTTTCTGTAGGAAAGTACGATTATGCAGCAGTACTAAAGGTTCCAGGACATTATATTATTGATGATCTTGGGTTTTGGAATTTGAGGGCAAATGACGTAGATATTCTTCAAAATGATTACTGCATGGCTGTAAGGAAGTATAATGACGACTTACTTTTTGCACTAAATGGAGGATTAAAGATTCTAAAGGCTACAGGTCAATACCAAGAAATTTATGATAAATGGTTAGGGGTATATGAAGATAAAAGTTTTTGGGAAGAAGTTAAAGAGTATGCTTGGCTTATAGGTTTTATAATGACAAGTTTAATTTTACTAATTTTTGTGGTTCTTATTTTAAGAAGAATGGTAGCCATAAGAACGAAGGAGCTTGAAGAGGCCAACAGAACCCTGAATAAAAATCAAAAAGAACTAAATGCTTATAATCAGGAAGTGACAATGGCCTATCAACAACTAACAGCTTCAGAAGAGGAGTTAAGGGCGCAATATGACGAAATACAAAGTTATATTGAGAAATTAGAAAATCTTAAACAAAAATATCAGATAGCCATTCAAGGTACCAACAGTGTAGTGTGGGAATATGATTTAGAAGATAAAACCATCTATTTATCAGAAGAGTTTAAAAGTACCTATGGTGTAAAGCTAAATGAAAAAGAAAAAATAGAAATAGTTTTTAATGAGCTTTTTAGAGTGGAGGAAAAAGAAAAACTAATAAAGGAATTTATTGACTATAAAGAAGGAAAAAAAGAAGAAATATATAGTCAAGTGAAAATTAGAGACAAAGACAATCAGCAGCAATGGATTTTAGTCCGAGGAAAAGGCGTTCTTGATGAAAATCGAGAATTAAAGGTGATTAACGGAATTATTCTTGACATAACAAAATTAAAAGAGCAGGAAGAATATATAAAACATCTTGCTTATCATGATCCTGTGACCAATCTACCCAATCGCATCATGTTTATGGAAGAGTTAGAAAGAGAGATAAGTGAAAATCAATGCGGGGCTGTAATGTTATTGGATCTCGATAATTTTAAAGGTGTTAATGATACTTTAGGGCACGTATATGGCGATAAATTATTAAAGCGAGTTGCAGAAGAACTTTTAAACATTAAGGATGAAAAGCTATTTATATCAAGATTTGGAGGGGATGAATTTCAAATTCTGGTAAAAAGAGAAACAGAAGCAACTGAAATTGAAAATTATGCTAAGCGGATAAGTAAGATATTTGAAGAAAGACTGATGATTAAGGAAGAAACTTATGTAAGCTGTAGCATAGGAATTACCCTTTATCCTTTTGATAGCAACGATGTTACGCAACTGATTATGAATGCAGATATTGCTATGTATGATGCAAAAAACTCAGGAAAAAGCAACTATAAGTTTTTCAATCAAAAGATGACGGATAAATTAAAGGAAAAAATACAGATAGAAACGACTTTAAGAGAAGCGATAAAGAAAGAGGAATTAAAACTATTATATCAGCCTCAAGTATGTGGTCTTACAGGAAAGGTGGTAGGTTTTGAAGCTCTTTTAAGGCTAAAATTTCATCCTATATCTCCAGCTATTTTTATACCGGTAGCAGAAGAGGCTGGTATTATCATTGACATGGGAAGATGGGTAACAAAAGAAGTAATTAAGCAAATCGCTGTGTGGAAAGAAAAGGGCATAAATACAAAGCCAGTAGCTATTAATTTCTCTGCAAAGCAGTTAAATGATTTTAAGTATATCGATTTCTTAGAAGATCTACTTAAAAAGAATAATGTAACTCCAAAAGATATAGAAATAGAAATTACTGAAAGTATCTTTTTAGAAAACAAACAAGAAACAATGATATTTCTGAATAACTTAAAGGCATTAGGAATAAAAATTGCATTAGATGACTTTGGCACAGGTTATTCTTCCCTTAGCTATCTAACTTTTTTACCGGTAGATAAAATAAAGTTGGATAAATCTCTCAACGATAAATTCCTGCAGTTAGAGAATATCGCAGTTATGGAGAGCATTATTTCCCTTGCGCATAGCTTAAACTTAAAGGTTGTAGCAGAAGGTATTGAAGATATAGAGCAGCATGAGCGGTTAAAG
The sequence above is drawn from the Clostridium formicaceticum genome and encodes:
- a CDS encoding ABC transporter ATP-binding protein, which translates into the protein MVIEAKQVSLIRNSNYILKEINWSVSSGQHWAILGLNGSGKTSLLNMVNGYIFPSKGEMQVLNSTFGESDLRKLRKSIGWVSTALQERLYVKESAEEIVISGKFALIGLYDEPKQEDKDLAKDLLQRLNCSHLAKRSYASLSQGEKQKVLIARALMSSPRLLILDEPCTGLDIFAKEQLLSIIENLSQEKNAPTLIYVTHRTEEILPIFSHTLLLRRGEVHSSGKTSAVLTNDNLSDFFEAPVLLEKLKDRTWLRLASQSY
- a CDS encoding chemotaxis protein CheX; the encoded protein is MKAESVNSFFQATKDVFQLMLDIGIEQGKLGMVENMIPSKDANVVLGVTGDLSGTILFSFPQKMILEMVKIMCGMEMDEIDSFVSSALGEVANIIGGNAATMLAANNYKCDIVPPQIFVGEYKSFSMANEKALLLPLKTSIGEFDINIFLKEK
- a CDS encoding EAL domain-containing protein; this translates as MKIKKVILLFAFFNIALFSTFRYSYADASIGLAIKKTAAISAGEIIIVGDDIDYPPYSFLDKKGNPAGFNIELAQAALETMGLKAEFRLGSWKEVRRQLTAGEIHMISGMFYSPEREKAYDFTTRHTVTSGDIFTREKKKISDIKELEGQTVVVQEDDIIYEHLVNQNLNIAFVSVPTVAEALRLVSVGKYDYAAVLKVPGHYIIDDLGFWNLRANDVDILQNDYCMAVRKYNDDLLFALNGGLKILKATGQYQEIYDKWLGVYEDKSFWEEVKEYAWLIGFIMTSLILLIFVVLILRRMVAIRTKELEEANRTLNKNQKELNAYNQEVTMAYQQLTASEEELRAQYDEIQSYIEKLENLKQKYQIAIQGTNSVVWEYDLEDKTIYLSEEFKSTYGVKLNEKEKIEIVFNELFRVEEKEKLIKEFIDYKEGKKEEIYSQVKIRDKDNQQQWILVRGKGVLDENRELKVINGIILDITKLKEQEEYIKHLAYHDPVTNLPNRIMFMEELEREISENQCGAVMLLDLDNFKGVNDTLGHVYGDKLLKRVAEELLNIKDEKLFISRFGGDEFQILVKRETEATEIENYAKRISKIFEERLMIKEETYVSCSIGITLYPFDSNDVTQLIMNADIAMYDAKNSGKSNYKFFNQKMTDKLKEKIQIETTLREAIKKEELKLLYQPQVCGLTGKVVGFEALLRLKFHPISPAIFIPVAEEAGIIIDMGRWVTKEVIKQIAVWKEKGINTKPVAINFSAKQLNDFKYIDFLEDLLKKNNVTPKDIEIEITESIFLENKQETMIFLNNLKALGIKIALDDFGTGYSSLSYLTFLPVDKIKLDKSLNDKFLQLENIAVMESIISLAHSLNLKVVAEGIEDIEQHERLKLVKCDYIQGYLFSKPLEVEEAENIHDYRFLL